TCAAAAAGGTAAAGTATTTTGTTTTCAGTATGAATGAGACAACGCAAGTTCTCAGTATTGCAAGAAAGGATATCTACGACTATGGAATCTGTCAATCCAATGTATCTAATTTACTCAATACCAGCATTTCAGAACTTTTCGAAATTTTGAAAGGGTATAAGATCCTGACATTACgttatggttttaaaaatgGTGAAGAAAAGTTTCCTTGTTCTTCTGAAGACATCATCCTCAAAGATCATGACACAATAACAATAGGAGGCCATGTTCTGCCCCGTTATGTTAGTGTGAACATTACAGTTCCAGAAAAATTTTTAGCCGGGGCGTTTGGAAAAAGCCTATCACATCTGGAAGAAGCCCTGAAACGTTGATTTGAGGTGAAATGGAAGGTGAAAGGTTCGGAATTCTGTGATAAATGTTTGCAGTGCGGTGGAAGTTGCGGTTATCCTTTGATTCCGGATCATTTCATCCAGCAGCAGGTCAGTACCTCAAAATGACTTCTCAATTTACACATATTAACTGGTAGTAGATATTctatgtagcacggaaacggaaacagAGAAACATGGAAACACAGAAACGGAAACATGgaaatgcattttttaaaaaatataggacaCGGAAACGTGGAAAAActtacaaatatgaaaaatataatggtgtttttataaatataagggtgtttttataaatactaaattttgtataacaaaaacacataaacttgtgtaatataaaaataaataataaaaaaagaatgaagagaaaaaataatatagaataGAATCATAGaacctattataaattattcttgAGCAAACAcatgtagatatttaagaaaaaaacaataatacacactaatctatatgatatgtcaGGGAAAAGATgaatttaatataagatttaaagacattttttgtttgaaaatacaaaagatatgtattttaatcgatttcacgatttttcttctaaaagaaacatgtttcaaaatttttcaaaaattttgaaataaccCAAAACGTTTCCTACAAGTTTCGGAAACGAAAACGTTTCAGAAACGTGGAAACGCACCCCATTGtaagtttccgtgctacttTGTAGATATTAAAAGACtactattattattacaattaataaaattatgtgcatccgattttaaataatcaattggaTACTGAATTGAATGGAATCATGTATTGgtatatcatttgaatattcaGTTAGCATTTAAAACTGGgtgtacataacattattttatatgacCAAAGCGGAACAAAGCTAAACAGCTTGTGTACACAATATGCATTTCCGGAACTAAAACTAGCTTGTTCTTATGCAGAAATCAGAATAAGTTAGGCCATCTCTTTCAATATCGTCATCCTGGATTTAGCAATCATAATAAAGTATTACAAGTAATATGTTTGTCATCATACAGAgtagttaaaagtttgaaagaGTCCATACAACTGCAAAGTCAGATAAGCTCATAAGTTTACCTTTATGATAGGATTTCTTGCTCAATAACAACTCATCAACAGATAAAAACTCACAAATATGGCCGTCTTAGCTACTGCAGTTTCAATAAACAAAGTCACACAGttgaattagattaaattttctaGAAGCTCTGTTCATTGATGTCATTTAGGTATATTATTTGCCACTTTTTTCTGCCTGGTAACTTATTATTTTACAAGCATGAGTAGAGATATTTCTATTCTAGAAATTAGGTAGGCAGTCCTTgttcaaaaattaattcatttgttCAAGTAGGAAGCACTATTTTAATATCAGAACTGGTAAGACATCTTAATTCCTTCCCAGTCAAGTCAGATTTAAGGATATTATATGTATTCTATGATTATAATAGAGAAGACTATTTTAAATGGTAGCCGTCCTGTGTCTATCTATTATAAATCAGATAAACTTTTTTTgacaatcataaaaaattttcaatagaaTGTAGACTTTTCATGATTAGTTATAATCTAAGTCTATTTAATGTTAGCTAACTAACACCCAGGACTAATTACCAATCAAGCTTGATATTCTCTAAGAGCTGTTGCAAAGTCCTCTCAATTCCTTCACTTTCATAAGAGCTTTGGTAGTTTTGTATTCATACTCTTATTTGGATCATCTACCTACTCTTTTCTCCTTTAATTTCTCTCAAATGATGCAACCTGATTATCTCTCGAccatcttcttcctcattttcatcttcaatacTCAAAAATCTTCATGTGCAGATGATTATCGATTCACAAACTGCAGTCTTCCTGTGTACTGTGGAAACCAAAGCATAGATATCTACTACCCTTTCTGGGGCGTAAACCGTGCAGATTACTGTGGTCTATTGGGTTTCCAGATGGAGTGCCAAGATGGCATTCTAAAGATCAAGATGTTGTCGAATATGTTTCGAATTCTTGGCATTAATCAAACCACACAGACTCTGAAGGTCGCTAGGGATGATTTCTGGTATAGCATTTGTCCAACTAATCTCTTCAACACCACCATTGATTTCACCCGCTTCAGTTATGCCCCGGGACAAAGGAACCTCACCCTATACTATGGTTGTCCTATTCGCCCTGACCCCTTCATTGTCTCTTCTGACTGTGCTGTAAATGGTACCAGCATGAATGTCTTGTATGTGCCCCAGAGTTCTCCAGTTGACCCACTTATAGGAAGTTGCTATTGCAGTGTCATTGTTCCAGTTCTTGAAACAACTGCTCAGGAACTTGACCAAGGTAGAAATTTCGTCAACGATACGTTAGATGAAGGCTTCGAAGTGCAATGGATTTTAGGGAACGACCAGTGCAACACATGTGTCAACTCTGGCGGGTTTGCGGATACAACTCTACCGAGAGTCAATTCGTTTGCTTTTGCCGTGATCAGCCCAATGCAATTGAATGTTTATCTAGTCCAGGACCTCCAGGTTTGTCTCCTTTATCAGCTCAATTCGTTTGCTCCAGTTTTGATATTGAGGTCTCTTTAACAGCTGATCTCAGCGGTAGAACTACATATAGCTGATTTCATCCAGGTTACGCCTGGAAATATAGAAAATACAGCATCACTATATAAATACTAAATGGCCAATGtttagaatatttaattttctaggCTACTTCAACTGGCGTGAACGGGCACACTAACTTACAACAGAAGCTTCCCATCAGG
The genomic region above belongs to Mangifera indica cultivar Alphonso chromosome 15, CATAS_Mindica_2.1, whole genome shotgun sequence and contains:
- the LOC123197490 gene encoding LEAF RUST 10 DISEASE-RESISTANCE LOCUS RECEPTOR-LIKE PROTEIN KINASE-like 2.8, translated to MQPDYLSTIFFLIFIFNTQKSSCADDYRFTNCSLPVYCGNQSIDIYYPFWGVNRADYCGLLGFQMECQDGILKIKMLSNMFRILGINQTTQTLKVARDDFWYSICPTNLFNTTIDFTRFSYAPGQRNLTLYYGCPIRPDPFIVSSDCAVNGTSMNVLYVPQSSPVDPLIGSCYCSVIVPVLETTAQELDQGRNFVNDTLDEGFEVQWILGNDQCNTCVNSGGFADTTLPRVNSFAFAVISPMQLNVYLVQDLQVCLLYQLNSFAPVLILSAPFRCANLENLEYPFWGAGRPEFCGHPTYELNCLGEVAEITIMAKNYGVIYRVLEVNNVSWTVTIAIEDYWDNNCSGSPVTGTIDPWFFNYTSNTENVTLYYGCPPLGNDISVLLPLKFNSSPEETDTNNYYFIWGDDAANQGSTETHSVVRSQVSETARNRYETFRARFGYFAKIRNAFLDISPSIGNVPKQYVSSSFPVSFNFQ